A single window of Microbacterium oryzae DNA harbors:
- a CDS encoding LysR substrate-binding domain-containing protein, giving the protein MAHRKASAPRGGGARQPRKTTRSATPRRADVQRPAPAPVEDPRTFRLGVIPGATPGRWVDRWHERKPHVHLELVPLAVAEQRSALDEGRVDAAIVRRPLEEDGLHVIAMYDELPVVVVASDSDLTVVDELEASDLAGSVLIVPKDDVLGPLDLAGTIPPVFEAPGTTEDAIATVATGVGVTVVPMSLARLHHRRDVTYRPLVGGPVSAVAFAWLRDRDSDDVQDFVGILRGRTANSSR; this is encoded by the coding sequence ATGGCGCACCGCAAGGCATCTGCACCCCGCGGTGGGGGCGCGCGGCAGCCGCGGAAGACGACGCGCAGCGCGACGCCGAGACGCGCGGACGTCCAGCGCCCCGCTCCCGCACCCGTCGAGGATCCGCGCACCTTCCGTCTGGGCGTGATCCCGGGCGCGACGCCGGGCCGCTGGGTGGATCGATGGCACGAGCGGAAGCCGCACGTGCATCTCGAGCTCGTGCCGCTCGCCGTCGCCGAGCAGCGCTCCGCTCTCGACGAGGGCCGCGTCGACGCCGCGATCGTGCGCCGTCCGCTCGAGGAGGACGGCCTCCACGTCATCGCGATGTACGACGAGCTGCCCGTCGTGGTCGTCGCGAGCGATTCCGACCTCACGGTCGTCGACGAGCTCGAGGCGTCCGACCTCGCGGGATCGGTGCTCATCGTCCCGAAGGACGACGTCCTCGGGCCGCTCGACCTGGCCGGCACCATCCCGCCGGTCTTCGAGGCGCCGGGCACCACCGAGGACGCGATCGCGACGGTCGCCACCGGCGTCGGCGTGACCGTCGTTCCCATGTCGCTCGCCCGGCTGCATCACCGGCGCGACGTCACGTACCGTCCGCTCGTCGGCGGGCCGGTCTCCGCGGTCGCCTTCGCCTGGCTGCGCGACCGCGACTCCGACGACGTGCAGGACTTCGTGGGCATCCTCCGCGGTCGGACGGCGAACTCCTCGCGCTGA